Proteins from a genomic interval of Zingiber officinale cultivar Zhangliang chromosome 2A, Zo_v1.1, whole genome shotgun sequence:
- the LOC122042519 gene encoding probable mediator of RNA polymerase II transcription subunit 26b, translating to MANSSGSVGYWRKFFRSADSDIFDVIEQAILVAASDHPEELRTRRDRIVEKFFTALLPRCFACDRVEPQGAEAEEGRGSVKRVVALEKDSKIDSCNDDPDFSHRLVSNYTFDEAEALTEEIEEEGQTLEEVRRIKELLSHHQDESDNILFESLRRLQLMELTVDVLKATEIGRAVNLLRKHASKQIRHIVRTLIDGWKVLVDEWVSATAAIAENSVHSLPSGEFEEEGLPFPPLDEGALFAVQTTSIPLSAFFDGMDDDGNLRNSRDFDKKCETGRNQKDDRKQLMEQSKLAISEEKLHMRKYENEMKQSKPQTISIGNPNSQNIPSNQSKLLIAESGPGRPTRYTSEQQICTEMKTKWQQDTATIQRKMPMIPQEKSKCSEESFVRAKLEAAKRKLHEGYQQAENAKKQRTIQVMELQDLPKQAHINRQPIQKFRNQSRNWANR from the exons ATGGCGAACTCGTCCGGATCAGTGGGCTACTGGCGGAAGTTCTTCCGCAGCGCCGACTCCGACATCTTTGATGTGATCGAGCAAGCGATTCTCGTCGCCGCCTCCGATCACCCCGAGGAGCTGCGGACCCGGCGGGACCGGATCGTGGAGAAGTTTTTCACAGCGCTGCTCCCGCGCTGTTTTGCCTGCGATCGCGTCGAGCCGCAAGGCGCCGAGGCGGAGGAAGGGCGCGGCAGCGTGAAAAGAGTTGTAGCCTTAGAAAAGGACAGCAAGATCGACAGCTGCAACGACGACCCCGACTTCTCCCACCGCCTCGTCAGCAACTACACCTTCGACGAGGCGGAGGCGCTCACTGAGGAGATCGAAGAGGAGGGCCAAACACTCGAAGAAGTCCGGCGGATCAAGGAGCTCCTCTCCCACCATCAGGATGAG TCCGATAACATCTTGTTCGAGTCACTGAGGAGGCTTCAGCTAATGGAACTCACCGTTGATGTCCTCAAG GCGACCGAGATTGGAAGGGCTGTTAATCTTTTGCGAAAGCATGCTTCGAAGCAAATTCGCCACATAGTGCGAACTCTCATCGA TGGCTGGAAGGTTTTAGTTGACGAATGGGTCAGTGCTACCGCTGCCATTGCTG AGAACTCTGTGCATTCTCTTCCTTCTGGTGAGTTTGAAGAGGAAGGGCTTCCCTTTCCTCCATTAGATGAGGGAGCTCTATTTGCTGTTCAGACTACCTCCATCCCACTTTCTGCG TTCTTCGATGGAATGGACGATGATGGAA ATCTTAGGAACAGTAGGGACTTCGACAAGAAATGCGAAACTGGAAGAAACCAGAAGGATGATCGCAAACAGCTGATGGAGCAATCAAAGTTGGCAATTTCGGAAGAAAAGCTTCATATGAGAAAATATGAAAATGAGATGAAGCAATCAAAGCCGCAGACAATTTCTATTGGGAACCCAAACTCACAAAACATTCCAAGTAACCAATCTAAGCTGTTGATTGCTGAATCGGGGCCTGGCAGACCGACAAGGTATACCTCTGAGCAACAAATATGCACTGAGATGAAAACGAAATGGCAGCAGGATACTGCTACAATTCAGAGGAAGATGCCAATGATTCCCCAAGAA AAATCAAAATGCTCTGAGGAATCATTTGTTCGGGCTAAGCTGGAAGCGGCAAAGCGCAAACTTCACGAAGGCTATCAACAAGCAGAAAATG CAAAAAAACAGCGAACGATACAAGTGATGGAGTTGCAAGATTTACCAAAGCAAGCTCACATCAACAGGCAACCTAttcagaaattcagaaatcaaTCTAGGAATTGGGCAAATAGGTAG